One part of the Arthrobacter tumbae genome encodes these proteins:
- a CDS encoding ATP-binding cassette domain-containing protein, with protein sequence MSGFTVLDAYSIVVGRASVVKRGEQILSDLSLELSSGLTALLGRNGAGKTTFMRMIAGVQRPTAGTVSTSSGQLYRSKEETVKHLAVLGWVPQGPGYPGGMRVNRFVEYAAWLKRVEARDRRSAALHALEACNAAGLRKRTLKDLSGGERQRVILASAIVGRPRFLLLDEPTAGLDPAQRESYLAMLRTLSETTTVLYSSHLVDDVVRTASRVLVMDRGRISADLAGADLAVPADQLGDRLREAVIASNDRNAAGMS encoded by the coding sequence GTGAGCGGCTTTACTGTGCTGGATGCGTATTCGATTGTGGTGGGACGGGCTTCGGTGGTGAAGCGCGGCGAGCAGATACTTTCTGATCTTTCACTGGAGCTTTCTAGCGGTCTTACGGCTTTGTTGGGCCGGAACGGGGCAGGAAAGACCACCTTCATGCGCATGATTGCAGGGGTTCAACGGCCGACGGCGGGTACGGTCTCGACCAGCTCCGGCCAGCTATACCGATCAAAAGAAGAGACAGTCAAGCACTTAGCGGTGTTGGGATGGGTACCGCAAGGTCCCGGGTATCCGGGCGGTATGCGGGTGAACCGGTTCGTCGAGTACGCGGCATGGCTGAAGCGCGTGGAAGCACGGGACAGGCGATCAGCGGCGTTGCATGCACTCGAGGCGTGTAATGCTGCTGGGCTGCGAAAGAGGACACTGAAAGATCTGTCTGGTGGAGAACGACAGCGCGTTATCCTGGCGTCGGCAATTGTGGGTAGGCCACGGTTCCTGTTGCTCGATGAACCCACTGCGGGGCTTGATCCGGCTCAGCGTGAGAGCTATTTGGCTATGCTGCGAACGCTGAGCGAAACGACGACGGTCCTTTACTCCTCACACCTGGTCGATGATGTGGTGCGTACCGCTTCACGGGTCCTGGTCATGGACCGTGGCCGGATCTCGGCGGATCTGGCTGGTGCGGATCTTGCTGTGCCGGCGGACCAACTCGGTGACCGGTTGCGGGAAGCCGTCATCGCCAGCAACGACCGGAACGCTGCAGGGATGTCGTGA
- a CDS encoding Pycsar system effector family protein — protein MTDSLDRAAAQESWNLLTLVNEWVKHAEAKLGVIFAFLGVLAAGLIVLVLEAERPSFLLLSLEGVAGLFLLLAAFCASAGLLPQYSHQPCAGQLNPLYYSDIAHHYTGKEDDYLLHLSATVNDPQLLVKHLAQQVLANAKVAQRKYLWANRAILMGFAALIGTLAVAIGVLLCW, from the coding sequence GTGACGGATTCGTTGGACCGTGCTGCCGCCCAGGAATCTTGGAACTTGCTCACGTTGGTCAACGAATGGGTGAAGCACGCTGAGGCAAAACTCGGAGTGATTTTCGCCTTCCTCGGTGTTCTCGCCGCAGGTTTGATTGTTCTGGTGCTCGAAGCAGAACGACCTTCTTTCCTACTGCTCTCTCTAGAGGGAGTCGCGGGACTTTTCCTTCTACTGGCGGCGTTCTGTGCATCTGCAGGTCTTCTTCCTCAATACAGCCACCAGCCCTGTGCCGGCCAATTGAACCCCCTCTATTACAGTGACATCGCTCATCACTACACCGGGAAAGAGGATGATTACCTGCTGCACCTCAGTGCAACCGTGAACGATCCCCAGTTACTTGTGAAGCACCTTGCGCAACAGGTGCTTGCAAACGCGAAAGTGGCCCAACGAAAGTACCTCTGGGCAAACCGTGCAATCCTTATGGGATTCGCGGCTCTGATCGGCACGTTGGCCGTTGCAATCGGAGTTCTACTGTGCTGGTGA